The following DNA comes from uncultured Methanobacterium sp..
CTGTGAAACCACCCAAACTCAGACGGTACAATCCACCAATTAAACCTGCACCCAGTCCCACAATTGGGCCCCCTATGAGACCTGCCACCATGGGGCCCAGGTCACGTACATTGGCCATGGCCCCGAAAACCTCCACTCCAGAATAGGTTCCAAAGATGGATATTGCCCCAAAAATGAGGATAAGAATTGCCTGGTTTTTAATGGTGAACTTTCCTTCAAGAACCTCAGTGAAAACGTTTAAACGGCTTACCACATAGGCAATAACCACAATCACACATGCTTTTTCCACCAGGACCAGGAGACTGTGCTCCACTGAGGACATGGGCATTTCATGAAATTGTAGAATTAAAAGAACACTTACACTGCCTATAATGGCCATAATGGCATGGATGTACATAATAGGAACTTCTTCATCCCCAGCCAGGTAATCTCTAATGGTGTGAATCCTGTCTTTTAATGTGGTTTTTGGCATTGTACTTAAACTCCTTTAATGAACATTGTGGTAGCGTAAGTTCGATCATGACCTAACGTAATTTAGCCATTACTATACATTTTAACAAGATAGTTAAAAAGTATTCTGTAAAAATAGCCATATCTGTAAATATAAATTTAACACAGATCAATAACATGGAACAGAAAGAAAAAATAGTCTCCATTTTAAATCGAATTGATGGAAGAGGATACAAAGCGTATCTGGATCTTAAGGGTAGTTATGATTTTGATTTATTTTCACTCACAATTCAACACGTGCAGAGGGATCCCTTTGCCAGCCCTTCCAGGTTAGTAGTGGAAGTTTATGAGAATTCATTCCCTGCCGAACTTTACCAGAACAGTGCCCGGAAGATTGCACTGGAAGATTACATTTCCCGGGCCTTCAGGATGGGTATTGAAAAGTTCACAGACAACCGGCGAGGAAGTGGGAAAAGTGGTATTATTCATATTGATGCAGGTAATCAGGAAATACTCCAGCGCAGCAGTGTGATTATCTCTCCAGATAAGTTGGAGATACGTTTCCAGCTGGGTTTACCCGCCAGGGGCAGGAGAATAATGGGGCGTGAAGCTCAGAGGATATTGATGAAGATTTTGCCTGAAATTGTTTCCTATTCCTGTTGTTATGAGAATCTTCCTTCAGATGAATTAATCCGCCATGTTCAAACTTTTGAAGATGCTGAGTGCCTGCGTAACCAGCTTAAAGAGCAGGATTTGGTGGCTTTCATTGCAGACGGTGCTATTCTTCCCCGAGAAAGTGGTGTTTCAGATAGGCCACTTTCTAATGCCTTACCCTTCAAATCACCACTGTCACTCCAGGTTGCTATGGAAACAGGGCAGGAGTGTTCTGTTATAGGTATGGGTATTCCAGAAGGTGTTAGTCTTATTGTGGGTGGAGGTTACCATGGAAAGTCCACTTTACTCCGGGCTGTGGAGCTGGGTGTGTACAACCATATTCCTGGAGATGGCAGAGAACAGGTGGTTACCAGGGTAGATGCGGTTAAAATCAGGGCCGAAGATGGACGCCGTGTTGAAAAGGTTGATGTTAGTAGTTTTATTCATAATCCTCCGAGAATTGGGGATACAACTAGTTTTTCCACGGATAATGCCTCGGGTTCTACCTCGCAGGCTGCCAACATTATCGAATCCCTGGAAGCAGGATCCAAACTTCTTTTATTTGATGAAGATACTTCAGCTACTAACTTTATGATTCGAGATGAGAGAATGCAGCGCCTGGTTAAAAGGGATAAGGAACCAATCACACCATTTATTGACCGGGTGGATGAGCTTTACATGGACCATGGAGTTTCTTCAGTACTGGTAATGGGTGGTTCTGGTGATTACTTCCAGAAGGCAGACACTGTGATTATGATGGATAATTACCAGCCCCACAACGTCACCATGGAGGCCAGGAAGATTTCAGAAGAAATGCCGGTTAATCGTGAAACAGAATCACAGGGTAAATTCAGTTACAGGCAGCGTTATCCTCACTCTGGATCCATCAAACCGTATAAAGGAAAACGATTGAAGCTGGATAGTAGGGGTGTTTTTAATCTGATTATTGGTTCTCAAACAGTTGATCTTTCCCAGGTAGAGCAGCTGGTTGAATCCGGACAGACTAGAGCCATCAGTTACGCTCTTTACCAGTTCCATAAAAACTTTGTGCAGAATCATGAG
Coding sequences within:
- a CDS encoding ABC-ATPase domain-containing protein — translated: MEQKEKIVSILNRIDGRGYKAYLDLKGSYDFDLFSLTIQHVQRDPFASPSRLVVEVYENSFPAELYQNSARKIALEDYISRAFRMGIEKFTDNRRGSGKSGIIHIDAGNQEILQRSSVIISPDKLEIRFQLGLPARGRRIMGREAQRILMKILPEIVSYSCCYENLPSDELIRHVQTFEDAECLRNQLKEQDLVAFIADGAILPRESGVSDRPLSNALPFKSPLSLQVAMETGQECSVIGMGIPEGVSLIVGGGYHGKSTLLRAVELGVYNHIPGDGREQVVTRVDAVKIRAEDGRRVEKVDVSSFIHNPPRIGDTTSFSTDNASGSTSQAANIIESLEAGSKLLLFDEDTSATNFMIRDERMQRLVKRDKEPITPFIDRVDELYMDHGVSSVLVMGGSGDYFQKADTVIMMDNYQPHNVTMEARKISEEMPVNRETESQGKFSYRQRYPHSGSIKPYKGKRLKLDSRGVFNLIIGSQTVDLSQVEQLVESGQTRAISYALYQFHKNFVQNHEGNSVKNGSKTRNMAGVLDYLEKRISNEGT